From a region of the Triticum aestivum cultivar Chinese Spring chromosome 7D, IWGSC CS RefSeq v2.1, whole genome shotgun sequence genome:
- the LOC123163814 gene encoding probable indole-3-pyruvate monooxygenase YUCCA10, with product MENVVVLIIGAGPAGLATAACLSRFSIPYVIVERESCSASLWRNRAYDRLKLHLAKEFCELPHMSYPLDAPTYIPKTLFVKYLDDYVERFNIQAKYLTSVESSTFDNDEKCWSIVAHDMAKSTIVRFTTKFLVVASGENSAENIPMIPGLQSFSGDVIHSSSYKSGKSYSGMNVLVVGSGNSGMEIAYDLAAHGANTTVVIRSPIHVMTKELIRLGMTLARRLPLNLVDNLLVMAANLRFGDLSRYGIRRPKMGPMTLKSKTGRSAVIDVGTVGLIKKGIIKVQGSISKIMGDIVEFQCSKKISFDVIVFATGYKSTANIWLKNGESMLNGNGLPIKEYPNHWKGENGLYCAGLGRRGLAGIAADAKNIANDIKSVIGAMSG from the exons ATGGAGAATGTTGTAGTGTTGATTATTGGCGCTGGGCCTGCAGGCCTTGCAACAGCAGCATGCCTTAGCCGATTCTCAATTCCCTATGTCATTGTCGAGCGTGAAAGTTGCAGCGCGTCGCTTTGGCGCAACCGCGCCTACGATCGCCTAAAGCTGCATCTTGCAAAGGAGTTCTGTGAGTTGCCACACATGTCATACCCACTAGATGCTCCAACATACATACCAAAAACCTTGTTTGTGAAGTACTTAGATGACTATGTTGAGCGTTTCAATATTCAAGCCAAGTATCTCACTAGTGTGGAGTCATCCACATTTGACAATGATGAAAAATGTTGGTCCATCGTGGCACATGACATGGCAAAGAGCACAATAGTCAGGTTCACAACAAAGTTTCTTGTTGTGGCAAGTGGTGAGAATAGTGCAGAGAATATTCCAATGATCCCCGGACTACAAAGTTTTTCGGGTGATGTCATCCACTCCTCAAGCTACAAGTCAGGAAAAAGCTACTCTGGCATGAATGTATTGGTCGTTGGATCTGGCAACTCTGGAATGGAAATTGCTTATGATCTTGCGGCCCATGGTGCCAATACTACAGTCGTTATACGAAGCCCG ATTCATGTAATGACAAAGGAACTAATCCGGTTGGGGATGACACTTGCTCGCCGCCTTCCACTGAATCTAGTGGATAACCTCCTTGTGATGGCGGCAAATTTAAGATTTGGAGACCTATCGAGGTATGGTATTAGAAGGCCAAAAATGGGTCCAATGACCCTCAAGTCAAAAACCGGCCGATCCGCTGTTATTGATGTTGGCACTGTTGGGTTAATCAAAAAAGGTATCATCAAA GTACAGGGGAGCATTAGTAAGATCATGGGCGATATAGTTGAATTTCAATGCAGTAAAAAGATATCATTTGACGTGATTGTGTTTGCAACTGGATACAAAAGCACAGCAAATATATGGCTGAAG AATGGTGAGAGCATGTTAAATGGCAATGGACTACCCATCAAAGAATATCCGAATCATTGGAAAGGTGAAAATGGGCTCTACTGTGCTGGGTTAGGAAGGAGAGGATTGGCTGGTATTGCAGCAGATGCCAAGAATATCGCCAATGACATCAAATCAGTGATAGGCGCTATGTCCGGCTAA